The Kribbella sp. HUAS MG21 genome includes the window GATGCCGCTCCTGGAACCGCGCGCGCAACTCCTCCGCCACGCCCTCGGCGCCGCCGTAGAAGTACTGCGTCCAGCCGCGCTCGGCCGCCTCCGCGAGCACCCGCTCGAGCAGGTCCGGGCCCGCGACCCGGTCCATCTCCTCGAACCCGGCGCGCCGACCGGCCCACACCAGCGGCATCCCGTCCGGCACCGTCAGCCCGGACGTGTTGTACACCTCGGTCAGCCGGCCGTCGGCGCGGGCGTGCAGCAGCGCGTTCATGTCCGACACACAGACCAGTTGCCGCTCGCCGTCGTCGATCCAGCGCGCGAACGTCTCGACCGTCCGGTCCAGGTTGGTGATGCTGACGTGGATCCCGAGGACGTCCACCCGGCTCATGCGTCCTCCCCCGTCAGCAGCGCGAGATCGGCGTCGACCATGATCCGGACCAGTTCGGGCACGTGCACCTGCGCCTTCCAGCCGAGCTCGACGGCGGCCTTGGACGCGTCGCCGATCAGCGAGTCGACCTCGGTCGGGCGCTCGTACCGCTGGTCGTGGTCGACGTACTGCTCCCAGTCCAGCCCGACGTGCGCGAAGGACAGCCGGACGAAGTCGCGGACGGAGTACGACGTACCGGTCGCGATCACGTAGTCCGCGGGGGTGTCGTGCTGCAGCATCCGCCACATGCCCTCGACGTACTCCGGGGCGTAGCCCCAGTCCCGGCACGCGTCCAGGTTGCCCAGGTACAACCGGTCCTGGCGGCCGGTCTTGATCGCCGCGACCGCCCGGGTGATCTTCCGGGTCACGAAGGTCTCGCCGCGGCGCGGGGACTCGTGGTTGAACAGGATCCCGTTCACCGCGAACATGTCGTACGCCTCGCGGTAGTTCCGGGTCATCCAGTAGCCGTACAGCTTCGCGGCGCCGTACGGCGACCGCGGGTAGAACGGGGTCTCCTCGTTCTGCGGCGGGGGCGTCGCGCCGAACATCTCCGACGAGGACGCCTGGTAGAACCGGCAGTCCAGCCCGATCATCCGGATCGCCTCGAGCAACCGCGTCGTCCCCATGCCGGTCGTGTCGCCGGTGTACTCCGGCTCGTCGAAGCTGACCCGGACGTGCGACTGCGCGGCCAGGTGGTACACCTCGGCCGGCTGGATCGACGCCAGCAGCGTCACCAGCCGCGACCCGTCGGTGAGGTCGCCGTAGTGCAGGAACAACCGCTTGTCCGGCTCGTGCGGGTCCTCGTAGAGGTGGTCGATCCGCTTGGTGTTGAACGTCGAGGCGCGGCGGATCAGGCCGTGCACCTCGTAGCCCTTGGACAGCAGCAACTCGGCCAGGTACGAACCGTCCTGACCGGTGATGCCGGTGATCAGTGCCTTTTTATTGGCCTTCTTCATGCCACGTGCTCCTGGTACCAGGCGTAGGTGGCGGCCACACCGTCTTCGAGGGAGATCGACGGCTTCCAGCCCAGCGCCTGCAGCCGGCTCACGTCGAGCAGCTTGCGCGGGGTGCCGTCCGGTTTGGACAGGTCGTTGCTCAGCGCACCGGTGTAGCCGACGACCCGGGCGACCAGCTCGGCCAGCTCGCGGATCGTCACGTCGGCGCCGACGCCGACGTTGATCGGCTCCGGCTCGTCGTAGTGCTCCAGCAGGTGCACGCACGCGTCGGCGAGGTCGTCGACGTGCAGGAACTCGCGCCGCGGCGTACCGCTCCCCCAGAGCACGACCTCCGGCGCATCCGCCGTACGGGCCTCGTGGAACCGGCGGATCAGGGCCGGCAGCACATGCGACGAGGTCGGGTCGAAGTTGTCGTGCGGGCCGTACAGGTTGGTCGGCATCGCCGAGATCCAGCGCAGCCCGTACTGCCGGCGGACCGCCTGCACCTGCATGATGCCGGCGATCTTGGCGATCGCGTAGGCGTCGTTGGTCGGCTCGAGCTCGCCGGTCAGCAGGCTGGACTCGCGGATCGGCTGGTCGGCGTACTTCGGGTAGATGCACGACGAGCCGAGGAACAACAGCCGCGGCGTGCGCACCTCGAGCGCCGCGTCCATCAGGTTCACCTGGATCCGCAGGTTGTCGCTGAGGAACTCGGTCGGGTGGTCGCGGTTCGCCAGGATGCCGCCGACGCGGGCCGCGGCGTCGATCACCACGGACGGCCGGTGCTCCCGCAGGAACGCGAACGTCGCCGCGCGGTCGCGCAGGTCCAGCTCCGCCGACGACGCGCCGATCAGCTGGGTGAACCCGGCAGCGTCCAGGCGGCGCCAGATCGCGGACCCGACGAGACCGCGGTGACCCGCGACGTACACCGGTGCATGAGGGTCGAGCTCGAACTGCATCAATACGCTCCCGCGCCGTAGATCACCGCGCGCACGGTCTTCCAGAGGATCAGCAGGTCCAGGGTCATCGACCAGTTGTCGACGTACCGCAGGTCGAGGCGCACGGACTCGTCCCAGGACAGATCGCTGCGGCCGCTGACCTGCCACAGCCCGGTCATACCGGGTTTCACCAGCATCCGCCGCGAGTCGTCCGCGGCGTACAGCGCGACCTCCTCGGCCAGCGGCGGCCGCGGACCGACCAGCGACATGTCGCCGCGCAGCACGTTGAACAGCTGCGGCAGCTCGTCCAGCGAGAACCGCCGGATCCACCGGCCGAGCGGTGTCATCCGCGGGTCGTTGCGCATCTTGAAGATCACGCCGTTGCCGTCGCTGAGCGCGTACAGGTCGCTGAGCCGCTGCTCCGCGTCGACGTACATGCTGCGGAACTTCAGCATCGTGAACTCGACACCGGCCCGGCCGACGCGCTGCTGCCGGAACAGGACCGGACCGGGGCTGGACAGCTTCACCGCCACCGCGAGGCCGATCAGCAGCGGCGAGAGTACGGCGACGATGCCGAGCGCGACGACCCGGTCGAAGACAGCTTTCATCAGGTGCGGCCCGCCGCTGACCGACGGCCGCTCCAGGTGCAGCAGGGACAGGCCGGCGACCGGGCGGACGGAGATCCGCGGGCCGGCGACCTCGATGATGCCCGGCGACACGATCAGCTCGATGCCGCGCTGCTCGAGCGCCCAGGAGAGCCGGCGCAGCGACTGGCCGGCCAGCTCCGGGTCGGTCGCGATCGCGACCACCTCGACCGCGTGCCGGTCGGCGGCGGCGAGAATGTCGGGCTCGTCCAGCGTCTCCAGTTCACCGGACTCGCCGCGCGGACGGCAGGTCGCCACCACGCGGTACCCGTCGGTCGGGCGGCTCTCCAGGTGCTCACACAGCGTCGCGGCCGGACCGCTGCGCCCGACCACGAGCACCCGATGCATGCAGCGGCCCCTGACCCGGTGCCGGTGCAGGTCCTTGCGCAGCGCATACCGCAGCAGCAAGGCGGCGACAACCAGCACCGGGATCGCCAGCACCACGAAGCCGCGGGCGATCTCGGCCTTGGTCACGTACGACGTCATCGCGACGGCCGCGGTGAGCCCGACACCGGCGCGCATCAGCGAGCGGAACTCGTCCGGCCCGGCGCCGAAGAACCGCGGGTCGTACCCCTTGGAGAGCGCGACCACGGCCACCCAGGCGAGCGGCAGCAAGCTGCTCACCACGAGGTAGCTGGAGCCGACGTGGTACCCGAACCGGGTCAGCAGCGCGACGGACACGCCGAGCATCGCGGCGAGCAGGTCGCCGCCCACGGCGGCCCACCGGTACACCCCGACCCAGCGCGGCTCGGTCGAGCGCGACGGCAGCGGAACGATCGCCGGGACCTCGTGCGGGACGACCCAGAGCGGCCGACGGCTGTCCACAGCGTCCGGCGCTTCTGCTCCGCTCACAGCGGCCCCTCGTTCCCTCCCGCAACTGCCCGGTCACTACCAGTGTCCGTCGCAGTGCGCAGTACGTCCTTGTTAACCCGCGCGTCGGCGGTGAGTCACCGAACAGTACTACGCGGGCAGGCCGCGAGCGACGACCGGCACCAACCTTGTGGAGAACCTTCACAAAGGCTGCTACGGAAGGGATCGCTGTCATCGTGTGCTTTGCTCAACGGCGCACCACAGGCCGCCCCTTCACGTCCCTCGGACGGCCGGCCTCTCGGTGCGGACCCTGAGTCTGCCGGAGAAACGTCAGCAGCCGCCGGCCGACCACGTCGGCGGCGAACTCCTGCTCGAACCGGGTCCGCGCGGCCAGCGCCATCCGCTCCCGCCGGGCCGGGTCCTCCATGAGCTCGATCAGTACGCCGGCTGCCGACTCGACGTCGTCCAGTGGCCAGAAGAGACCCTCGGTCCCGGGCTGCACGACGTCAGGTACTCCACCGACGGCGCCGGTGATCACCGGCAGGCCTTCGGCCATGGCCTCCACCAACACGATGCCGAAGCTCTCCATCGTCGAGGTGTGGCAGTAGACCCGGTGCTCCCGCATCAACGGCCGCGGCTGCGGTTGGTACCCGAGGAGCTTGACCTGGTTGGTGATGCCCAACTCGGCGGCCAGCGCCTTCAGCGACTGGCGCTGCGGCCCGTCGCCGACGATCGACAACGTATAGCGGTGACCGCGATCGGCGGCCGCACCGAGGATCTTCAGCAGATAGGCGTGGTTCTTCCGCGGTTCCAGGCCGCCCACGGTGATCAGATCCGTCGCCTGCTCGGGCCGCTCCCCCGCTGTCACGCTGTCCGGCACCGGGTTGGGCACGACGGCGCCCGGGACAGCTCGCAGCGCCGGGATCCGGTCCTCCAACTCGGTCCTGTTGAACCCGGAGACGTAGACGATGCCGTCGAGCTCACCGAGCACGCTCTGCTCGAAGGACCGGATCGACCGGAAGAGAGCGCCGTACCGCGGGATCTCTCCCTTGTCGGCCCACTCGTCGGCCTGGGAGATGTTGAGGTGGGCCACCATCACCACCGGCTGGGTGGTGCGGACCCGCAGCGCAACCGCCGCGGAGATCGGGCACTGGGCGTACACCACGGCGTCGGGCCGAGCAGCGAGGTGCCGCCGCAGCGCGTGCTCGAGGTAGTGGGCATGCCAGTACTGATGCCACCACACACCGGCCGGCCGGTTGAACCGGCGGATCCCGACCCGCGCGGCGAACACCGGCAGCACGAACGGCGAGCGGGCCGAGAACGGGCTGACGATGCTCACCGGCTCGGACGCCGACCGCAGGTAATCGTCGAACGTCCGGACATGACTCTGCAGCCCCGACGGCCCGTGCGACTTCATCAACGTCGCGATGACGATCTCGGTCACGCCAGGACCTCTTCCTGATCCGCGAAATGCGATCGCTGCGCCTTCCGCAGCCGGCTCCACCAGATCCAGCTGCCGGCCACCGACGCGATCGCCGTACCCCAGACGGCACCCTGTGCTTCGAACAGGATCGCGCCGACCGCTGCCAGCGCCACGAACAGTCCGGTCACCGTCAACTGACACTGCATGGTCAGGTCAGCGCGGCCGAGTGCCC containing:
- a CDS encoding WecB/TagA/CpsF family glycosyltransferase; amino-acid sequence: MSRVDVLGIHVSITNLDRTVETFARWIDDGERQLVCVSDMNALLHARADGRLTEVYNTSGLTVPDGMPLVWAGRRAGFEEMDRVAGPDLLERVLAEAAERGWTQYFYGGAEGVAEELRARFQERHPALKVVGVECPPYRALTAAEDAETVARMNEARPDIVWIGLGAPKQERWMADHRDRLNATILIGVGAAFDFHTGRLDRAPLWMQRAGLEWSYRLYKEPRRLWKRYVLGIPRFLLGVLRQPPRAL
- the gmd gene encoding GDP-mannose 4,6-dehydratase; the encoded protein is MKKANKKALITGITGQDGSYLAELLLSKGYEVHGLIRRASTFNTKRIDHLYEDPHEPDKRLFLHYGDLTDGSRLVTLLASIQPAEVYHLAAQSHVRVSFDEPEYTGDTTGMGTTRLLEAIRMIGLDCRFYQASSSEMFGATPPPQNEETPFYPRSPYGAAKLYGYWMTRNYREAYDMFAVNGILFNHESPRRGETFVTRKITRAVAAIKTGRQDRLYLGNLDACRDWGYAPEYVEGMWRMLQHDTPADYVIATGTSYSVRDFVRLSFAHVGLDWEQYVDHDQRYERPTEVDSLIGDASKAAVELGWKAQVHVPELVRIMVDADLALLTGEDA
- a CDS encoding GDP-L-fucose synthase; the encoded protein is MQFELDPHAPVYVAGHRGLVGSAIWRRLDAAGFTQLIGASSAELDLRDRAATFAFLREHRPSVVIDAAARVGGILANRDHPTEFLSDNLRIQVNLMDAALEVRTPRLLFLGSSCIYPKYADQPIRESSLLTGELEPTNDAYAIAKIAGIMQVQAVRRQYGLRWISAMPTNLYGPHDNFDPTSSHVLPALIRRFHEARTADAPEVVLWGSGTPRREFLHVDDLADACVHLLEHYDEPEPINVGVGADVTIRELAELVARVVGYTGALSNDLSKPDGTPRKLLDVSRLQALGWKPSISLEDGVAATYAWYQEHVA
- a CDS encoding sugar transferase, with the translated sequence MSGAEAPDAVDSRRPLWVVPHEVPAIVPLPSRSTEPRWVGVYRWAAVGGDLLAAMLGVSVALLTRFGYHVGSSYLVVSSLLPLAWVAVVALSKGYDPRFFGAGPDEFRSLMRAGVGLTAAVAMTSYVTKAEIARGFVVLAIPVLVVAALLLRYALRKDLHRHRVRGRCMHRVLVVGRSGPAATLCEHLESRPTDGYRVVATCRPRGESGELETLDEPDILAAADRHAVEVVAIATDPELAGQSLRRLSWALEQRGIELIVSPGIIEVAGPRISVRPVAGLSLLHLERPSVSGGPHLMKAVFDRVVALGIVAVLSPLLIGLAVAVKLSSPGPVLFRQQRVGRAGVEFTMLKFRSMYVDAEQRLSDLYALSDGNGVIFKMRNDPRMTPLGRWIRRFSLDELPQLFNVLRGDMSLVGPRPPLAEEVALYAADDSRRMLVKPGMTGLWQVSGRSDLSWDESVRLDLRYVDNWSMTLDLLILWKTVRAVIYGAGAY
- a CDS encoding glycosyltransferase family 4 protein, with product MTEIVIATLMKSHGPSGLQSHVRTFDDYLRSASEPVSIVSPFSARSPFVLPVFAARVGIRRFNRPAGVWWHQYWHAHYLEHALRRHLAARPDAVVYAQCPISAAVALRVRTTQPVVMVAHLNISQADEWADKGEIPRYGALFRSIRSFEQSVLGELDGIVYVSGFNRTELEDRIPALRAVPGAVVPNPVPDSVTAGERPEQATDLITVGGLEPRKNHAYLLKILGAAADRGHRYTLSIVGDGPQRQSLKALAAELGITNQVKLLGYQPQPRPLMREHRVYCHTSTMESFGIVLVEAMAEGLPVITGAVGGVPDVVQPGTEGLFWPLDDVESAAGVLIELMEDPARRERMALAARTRFEQEFAADVVGRRLLTFLRQTQGPHREAGRPRDVKGRPVVRR